One Vallitalea longa genomic window, CCTTTCCAATGCATTATTGATAGAGAAGATGCTAATGAGAATGACTCTTTCATGGTCACAGGTTCAACTGTTTTATGTGAAGTATTTGCCAAAACTCAGAATTTTGGGACACATCCTGTAACGAATGACCAAGTAGCTTATAAGTTTGTTGAAAAAGATATAGTTAAGATATGTATTAGAAAAAGTTGTTTGAATAAATAATTTTTGTTAGATAAGTAAAGATGATGGGACTGAGGGAAAATAAAAGTCCCTTTTTTTATGCTATATATACCAAATTTTTGATAGTAATTCAACATTGGAGAAATTGAGAGCTATTTACATAAATATAAGAATAGATGTAATACAATTATTGAATCTTTAGATGAAAATGATAGAGAATTCATTCCAGAATATACAAGAAAACAACTATATGAGATATCTTGTGTTACTGATTGTTTGTATTTGGAAGGTTATAAAGATTACGTTAAACTATTAGATAATTTAGGTGTAATTTAAATTATTAAAAACAAAAACATAACTAAATAATTTATAAGTTGACATTTTTCATACTTTGTGCTAGTGTGAAACTGTAATTTTATATATTTAGGAGGATTAAAAAAATGAATCAAGGTACAGTAAAATGGTTTGATGCGAAAAAAGGTTTTGGTTTTATTTCAGTTGAAGATGGTGACGATATATTTGTACATTTCTCAGCTATCAAAGACGAGGGTTTTAAAAGCTTAGAAGAGGGTGACACTGTTCAATTTGAAGTTGTTAATGGTGGAAAAGGACCTCAAGCAGCTAATGTAAGTAAATTATAATTATATATATTATAGATTGACGTAAACTGGCTGTTAATAATTCGTAAAGGTGAAGGTTATCTTAGAAATAGGATAACCTTTTTTATAATTCAGGGAAA contains:
- a CDS encoding cold-shock protein: MNQGTVKWFDAKKGFGFISVEDGDDIFVHFSAIKDEGFKSLEEGDTVQFEVVNGGKGPQAANVSKL